A single genomic interval of Meles meles chromosome 9, mMelMel3.1 paternal haplotype, whole genome shotgun sequence harbors:
- the LOC123950456 gene encoding CCN family member 1-like, whose protein sequence is MSLVVHFYRPCRLRRYDFFQQPSPTGELQITGVRIDTLCVKECSSGPTHHSEFRLALSTCPAACHCPQEAPKCSPGVGLVRDCCGCCKVCAKQLNEDCSKMQPCDHTKGLECNFGASSTALKGICRAQSEGRPCEYNSRIYQNGESFQPNCKHQCTCIDGAVGCIPLCPQELSLPNLGCPNPRLVKVTGQCCEEWVCDEDGAKDPMDDRDGLLGKGLAFDASEVELTRNNELIAFGKGGSLKRLPVFGTEPRILYNPSLHGQKCIVQTTSWSQCSKTCGTGISTRVTNDNLECRLVKETRICEVRPCGQPMYSSLKKGKKCSKTKKSPEPVTFTYAGCSSVKKYRPKYCGSCVDGRCCTPQQTRTVKMRFRCEDGETFSKNVMMIQSCKCNYNCPHANEAAFPFYRLFNDIHKFRD, encoded by the coding sequence AGTGTTCAAGTGGCCCAACACACCATAGTGAATTCAGGCTGGCGCTCTCCACCTGCCCCGCCGCCTGCCACTGCCCGCAGGAGGCGCCCAAGTGCTCCCCAGGAGTCGGGCTGGTCCGGGACTGCTGCGGCTGCTGTAAAGTCTGCGCCAAGCAGCTCAACGAGGACTGCAGCAAAATGCAGCCCTGCGACCACACCAAGGGACTGGAATGCAATTTCGGTGCCAGTTCCACCGCTCTGAAGGGGATCTGCAGAGCTCAGTCAGAGGGCCGACCCTGTGAATACAACTCTAGAATCTACCAGAATGGGGAAAGTTTCCAGCCCAACTGTAAACATCAGTGCACATGTATCGACGGCGCTGTGGGCTGCATTCCTCTGTGTCCCCAAGAACTCTCTCTCCCCAACTTGGGCTGTCCCAACCCCCGGCTGGTCAAAGTTACCGGGCAGTGCTGCGAGGAGTGGGTCTGTGATGAGGACGGTGCCAAGGACCCCATGGACGACAGGGATGGCCTCCTGGGCAAGGGGCTGGCCTTCGATGCCTCGGAGGTGGAGTTAACCAGGAACAATGAATTAATCGCCTTCGGAAAAGGTGGCTCCCTGAAGCGGCTTCCAGTTTTTGGAACGGAACCTCGAATTCTATACAATCCTTCTTTACACGGCCAGAAATGCATTGTCCAGACCACTTCATGGTCCCAGTGCTCCAAGACCTGCGGCACGGGCATCTCTACACGAGTCACCAATGACAACCTTGAGTGCCGCCTGGTGAAGGAGACCCGGATTTGCGAAGTGCGGCCTTGTGGCCAGCCGATGTACAGCAGCCTGAAAAAGGGCAAGAAATGCAGCAAGACCAAGAAATCCCCGGAACCTGTCACGTTTACTTACGCTGGCTGTTCGAGCGTGAAGAAGTACCGGCCCAAGTACTGTGGCTCGTGCGTGGACGGCCGGTGCTGCACGCCCCAGCAGACCCGCACCGTGAAGATGCGCTTCCGCTGCGAGGACGGGGAGACGTTTTCCAAGAACGTCATGATGATCCAGTCCTGCAAGTGCAACTACAACTgcccgcatgccaacgaggcggCCTTTCCCTTCTACAGGCTGTTCAACGACATTCACAAATTTAGGGACTAA